The following coding sequences are from one Plasmodium gaboni strain SY75 chromosome 10, whole genome shotgun sequence window:
- a CDS encoding hypothetical protein (conserved Plasmodium protein, unknown function) produces MIRSTYKFNRILLNNFNEKRKNLNITHCVFLYTHNIHSCFYKKIHTNNNSQEIKNDTTVKNNNNNNIYNNKEKSKNKIYSLKYVFAVGFLFLYGTFECINIIQHNEDVQKKIKIYPSLYNIIDKEIIPLKIKYDKTFIRFKTYIVEYMKSIEKVNDYFIQINSLILKYYYNLKHVIIIKITHFLDLLEKFKLLITSQETNHMVKKINEDYEKNINEKIHEQGNRLKGGDTSDYRNNNEKIYISNHSEDRLIQSTSKKDDIKDYENFYISDEGEANNVTNNDPIDNTRKIITDVDDKYLQDDIKDIVELLDNQNLFHIKDVEYNKENKSDIINKNVNTSNYLTDLDLYEYNMNMENYAENNDEPTKKNLDEEKEYLDKDYKNFEDHQKYPNGDDSNTIYISKNEMNKNIDYHDNTNYTVKGEEKDIYTIEEKINQNENYDQNIYVENMDKNIYEDINKYAQIERDTNYINEKDKDTIILTYNNEYVDNDAVKNIYDINLIQSLDVEKKCPITYSEETNKSNNKMVKNCEEGNVDNINKNICNHDEHNKIDTPDLVMNNVNDIKKKNINEKNYRDGRKKINKLNKSKKEKSKKSKHNVSLQNHDNNTTHMRTYKQSKKYNIIQNMLYNDKHFNNIFDKKVKQFEDKIDKLNEKQLKNKIIKMFVNELVSEKYNHILLEDEKGTLIKVLSIKYKDIFLKKKKKFEKYMKKFLLKKLKADEKILKQNYMKENKKFQNYMINIKNEELEKEKKKIEEQFQLLQENYLKKMNIYISHINNIKDIFTKEINNKFNLQKINNIQNKLVNLQNCLLHDISIEHILIELKKDLHNDIYLNKLFKILPNNFFSHIFKPSNNNNEELKKEFYYLYEECVQQAFLNKDDNYFKQILGKIMSYIYIKYEYTLNNILISSSNHSILKNNLLNLSYALSSIQHNKLIDTLRYTNDLTGNCKEIFLSFNEHIKNVILFKFYLRLVVSRIMLLNKTLNSCD; encoded by the coding sequence ATGATTAGGTcaacatataaatttaatagAATATTACTCAACAACtttaatgaaaaaagaaaaaatttaaatataacacactgtgtatttttatatacacataaCATACATTCGTgcttttataaaaaaatacatacaaataataattcacaagaaataaaaaatgatactaccgtaaaaaataataataataataatatttataataataaagaaaaaagtaagaacaaaatttactctttaaaatatgtttttgCTGTAGGTTTCTTATTTCTATATGGAACATTTGAATGTATAAATATCATACAACATAATGAGGAtgttcaaaaaaaaataaaaatatatcctagtttatataatattattgataaagaaattattcctcttaaaattaaatatgaCAAAACGTTTATACGatttaaaacatatatagTAGAGTACATGAAAAGTATTGAAAAGGTAAACgattattttattcaaataaattctcttattttaaaatattattataatttaaaacatgtaattattataaaaataacgCATTTTTTAGATTTATTAGAAAAATTCAAATTACTTATTACAAGCCAAGAAACAAATCATATGGTCAAGAAAATTAACGAGgattatgaaaaaaatataaacgAAAAAATACATGAACAAGGTAATCGACTTAAGGGGGGTGATACAAGCGattatagaaataataatgaaaagaTCTATATATCCAATCATTCTGAGGATAGACTAATTCAATCCACATCAAAAAAAgatgatataaaagattacgaaaatttttatatatcagACGAAGGAGAGGCAAACAATGTAACTAATAATGATCCTATTGATAATACAAGAAAGATTATTACAGATGTAgatgataaatatttacaaGATGATATAAAAGACATCGTTGAATTATTAGACAATCaaaatttatttcatataaaagatgttgaatataataaagaaaacAAATCAGATATTATCAATAAGAATGTTAATACAAGTAATTATCTAACCGATTTGGATctttatgaatataatatgaatatgGAAAATTATGCAGAGAATAATGATGAACCGaccaaaaaaaatttagacgaagaaaaagaatatCTAGATAaagattataaaaattttgaagATCATCAAAAATATCCAAATGGTGATGATTCaaatacaatatatatatcaaaaaacgaaatgaataaaaatatagattATCATGATAATACTAATTATACTGTAAAAGGTGAGGaaaaggatatatatacaattgaagaaaaaataaatcaaaatgaaaactatgatcaaaatatatatgttgaaaatatggataaaaatatttatgaagACATCAATAAATATGCGCAGATTGAAAGAGatacaaattatataaatgaaaaggATAAAGATACtataatattaacatataataatgaatatgTAGATAACGATGCTgtcaaaaatatatatgatataaatttaattcAATCACTTGATGTAGAGAAAAAATGTCCTATTACATATTCTGAAGAAACAAACAAAAGTAACAATAAAATGGTTAAAAATTGTGAGGAAGGAAATGtagataatattaataagaatatatgtAATCATGATGAACACAACAAAATAGATACTCCTGATTTGGTCATGAATAATGTgaatgatataaaaaaaaaaaatataaatgagAAGAATTATAGAGAtggaagaaaaaaaataaataaattaaataaatctaaaaaggaaaaaagCAAAAAAAGTAAACACAATGTTTCACTACAAAATCATGATAACAATACAACTCATATGAGAACTTATAAACAATCgaagaaatataatataatacaaaatatgctatataatgataaacattttaataatatatttgacAAGAAAGTCAAACAGTTTGAAGATAAAATagataaattaaatgaaaaacaattaaaaaataaaattataaaaatgtttgTGAATGAATTAGTTAgtgaaaaatataatcatatattattagaagatgaaaaaggaacattaataaaagtactaagtataaaatataaagatatatttttaaaaaaaaaaaaaaaatttgaaaaatatatgaaaaaatttttgttaaaaaaattgaaagCAGATGAAAAGatattaaaacaaaattatatgaaagaaaataaaaagtttcaaaattatatgatcaatattaaaaatgaagaattagaaaaagagaaaaaaaaaattgaagaACAATTTCAATTATTACaagaaaattatttaaaaaaaatgaatatatatatatctcatattaataatataaaagatatatttacaaaagaaataaacaacaaatttaatttacaaaagattaataatatacaaaacAAATTAGTAAATCTACAAAATTGTCTACTTCATGATATATCTATtgaacatatattaatagaattaaaaaaagacTTACAcaatgatatatatttaaataaactctttaaaatattacctaataattttttttctcatatatttaaaccatctaataataataatgaagaattaaaaaaagaattttattatttatatgaagaATGTGTTCAACAAGCATTTCTAAATAAAgatgataattattttaaacAAATCTTAGGAAAAATAATgtcttatatatatattaaatatgaatatacattaaataatatactCATTAGTTCATCTAACCATagtattttaaaaaataatttattaaatctATCATATGCTTTAAGTAGTATAcaacataataaattaattgATACCTTGAGATATACAAACGACTTAACAGGAAATTGTAAGGaaatatttctttcttttaatgagcatataaaaaatgttatcttatttaaattttacCTCAGATTAGTTGTCTCAAGAATAATGCTTCTTAATAAAACATTGAATTCATGCGACTAA
- a CDS encoding putative eukaryotic translation initiation factor 3 subunit 7 has protein sequence MSNFNLVGVISNRTWGPDSKNEELVNYCMPDIKKYQFEPSMKFERIGKVCDFTLNTYQKNTKDINKNSNDVNAFEEELQFQTVDLRAGQKQKGSIFNKKKLHNKQNTTQAFTQKQQEEDNLYSSRIKTAEQKKQKLLQQAKTARINARHRIFTEWSIEPTPLWTVECEMMFNELPKKIIKIDNLKVEDLFYKGKSFFYDKKIENINVKNPPLLFHHIKEGINLIPKTKEDNNLINILNSEYKNKIFTNEEESNNKNNIIIISTDQILSCLMSCVQSKYSWHILIKKKGNKIVIDKDDDSIIDLLTVNENSIDAPTQDNENKINSLQALGIEAVKINQRFRKQVILKNDVAEEFESSNFNIKNMKINDILYRYRKFQIPPLIHSNNKKNYTLITRGEIHSQIKGVNKSYVYVCALNEYDIKSHKNWRSQIENQKGALLANEIRNNTSKLQKFISQALLSGCDDVKLGFVSRKNANDPDNHHILSIQSHKTKDLSTQIGLKYENMWGILRFVIDNLAEKPDGNYVILKDPLKPLLRLYCTHDDTN, from the coding sequence ATGTCGAACTTCAACTTGGTCGGAGTTATTAGCAACAGGACGTGGGGTCCTGATTCAAAAAATGAGGAACTTGTAAATTATTGCATGCCcgatataaaaaaatatcaatTTGAGCCATCTATGAAATTTGAAAGGATAGGAAAAGTGTGCGATTTTACTTTGAATACTTATCAAAAGAATACAAAggatataaataaaaattcgAATGATGTGAATGCTTTTGAAGAAGAGTTACAATTTCAGACTGTGGATTTACGTGCTGGTCAAAAACAAAAGGGTAGTATAtttaataagaaaaaactacataataaacaaaatacTACACAAGCATTTACACAGAAACAACAAGAAGAAGATAATTTATATAGTAGTAGAATAAAAACAGCTGAACAAAAGAAACAGAAATTATTACAACAAGCCAAAACAGCCAGAATCAATGCAAGACATAGAATCTTTACAGAATGGAGTATTGAACCCACACCACTGTGGACTGTTGAATGTGAAATGATGTTTAATGAATTACctaagaaaataataaaaattgataatttaaaagtagaagatttattttataaaggtaaaagttttttttatgataaaaaaatcGAAAACATAAATGTTAAGAATCCAcctttattatttcatcaCATTAAAGAAGGAATTAATTTAATACCAAAAACTaaagaagataataatttaataaatatattaaattctgaatataaaaataaaatttttacaaatgaagaagaaagtaataataaaaataatattattattattagtaCAGATCAGATATTATCTTGTCTGATGTCATGTGTTCAATCTAAATATTCTTGGCATatacttataaaaaaaaaaggtaaTAAAATAGTAATAGATAAAGATGATGATTCTATAATAGATTTATTAACTGTTAATGAAAATTCAATAGATGCACCAACACaagataatgaaaataaaattaatagTTTACAAGCATTAGGTATAGAAGCTgttaaaataaatcaaaGATTTAGAAAACAAgttatattaaaaaatgatgtTGCAGAAGAATTCGAATCCAgtaattttaatataaaaaatatgaaaattaatgatatattatatagatataGAAAATTCCAAATACCACCATTAATAcatagtaataataaaaaaaattatacattAATAACAAGAGGAGAAATACATTCACAAATTAAAGGTGTTAACAAATCATATGTTTATGTATGTGcattaaatgaatatgatATTAAAAGTCATAAAAATTGGAGATCACAAATCGAAAACCAAAAAGGAGCTCTATTAGCTAATGAAATACGTAATAATACATCCAAATTACAAAAATTTATATCACAAGCATTATTAAGTGGTTGTGATGATGTTAAGCTAGGTTTTGTCTCAAGAAAAAATGCTAATGATCCAGATAATCATCATATTCTTTCCATACAGTCACATAAAACAAAAGATTTATCTACACAAATCGGACTcaaatatgaaaatatgtGGGGTATTCTTAGATTTGTTATTGATAACTTAGCAGAAAAACCAGATGGTAATTATGTAATTCTAAAGGACCCACTAAAGCCCTTACTAAGATTATACTGTACTCACGACGATACcaattaa